DNA sequence from the Longimicrobium sp. genome:
GCGGTAAGCACGCCAAGGCGTACCAGGTGCGGCAGGTGCGAAGGCTGATCTTCAAGTACCGGTTTTCCGGAGGTGAAAAGTGACCAAGTACGAGATCGTGATCGGCTGGAGCGACGCGGACGCAGTCTTTATCGCCGAGGTGCCGGAGTTGCCGGGGTGCATGGCCCACGGCGAGACGCGCGCGGAAGCCCTGGCGAACGCGGAGGAGGCGATCGACGCGTGGGTCAAAGTGGCGCGGAAGCGCGGGCGCGAGGTCCCTCAGCCCCATGCACACCGCCTGACCGCCTGAGGATTTTGGGGCGGCAACCTGGAAGAGCCGGCGAGCGCATCGTCGGCTCTCCTTCATTGCTGACACCAAGGTTGGAGAACCGCGACGAAACAGCTTTTCTCTCACAGAGGGCACAGAGGACACGGAGGAACTTCAATTCGCAGCGAGAAATTCTCTGTGTCCTCCGTGTCCTCTGTGTGAGACCTGCTGTTGGATTTGCCGCGGCGGTCCGATAGAATGATGAAGCATCGTGAAGCAGTCCCGAGAACCAGAAACGGAGTCTCACCATCAGCACCAAACTGATCGAGCTGGAGATCCCCAGGGAGCGGGCGATCCTGGTGGGCGCGCCGGCGAAGGGCGAGGCGGCCCAGGTCACCGAGGAGCACCTGGAGGAGCTGGAGCGGCTGGCCGACACCGCGGGCGTCGACGTGGTGGGCACGCTGGTGCAGCGCCT
Encoded proteins:
- a CDS encoding type II toxin-antitoxin system HicB family antitoxin, which translates into the protein MTKYEIVIGWSDADAVFIAEVPELPGCMAHGETRAEALANAEEAIDAWVKVARKRGREVPQPHAHRLTA